Proteins from a genomic interval of Corynebacterium deserti GIMN1.010:
- a CDS encoding prepilin peptidase, whose translation MGIIFVVLSLWCLALCVIDVRSRRLPDWLTLPGAAIINGSALIVEPMWALGGLAWAGVYFVTAVLVGGIGGGDIKFALGLGTAVASLGLGPLMGAIVGSSAMSVLLGGIFVVANRGYQPHYIPHGPSMVVASTCMFLVFKILGEGWIR comes from the coding sequence ATGGGGATTATTTTTGTCGTACTCAGCCTGTGGTGCTTGGCGCTGTGTGTCATCGATGTGAGATCAAGGCGACTGCCTGATTGGCTTACCTTGCCAGGTGCAGCCATCATCAACGGATCAGCCTTGATTGTTGAGCCAATGTGGGCACTCGGAGGTCTCGCATGGGCTGGGGTGTATTTTGTCACCGCGGTACTCGTGGGTGGTATCGGGGGAGGTGATATCAAATTTGCTCTTGGTTTAGGCACGGCGGTGGCATCGCTGGGGCTTGGCCCACTAATGGGCGCAATTGTGGGATCATCAGCCATGTCTGTCCTACTAGGTGGAATTTTTGTTGTGGCGAACAGGGGTTATCAACCCCATTACATTCCCCACGGACCCAGCATGGTTGTGGCCAGTACCTGCATGTTTCTGGTATTTAAGATACTTGGGGAGGGCTGGATACGTTGA
- the aroC gene encoding chorismate synthase, protein MLRWTTAGESHGQALIATVEHMPAGVPVTKEEVSYQLARRRLGYGRGARMKFEQDELTFLTGIRHGLTLGSPIAIMIGNTEWDKWTTIMSSDALDMTDEDNVAAMSSGRGAKLTRPRPGHADFAGMLKYGFDDARNVLERSSARETAARVAAATVARSFLRETLGVEVLSHVISIGPSDPYAGDTPTFADIQAIDDSPVRAFGKDAEESMIKEIEAAKKAGDTLGGIVEVIVEGLPIGLGSHISGEDRLDAQIAGALMGIQAIKGVEIGDGFQEARRRGSEAHDEMFLGDDRVYRSTNRAGGLEGGMTNGEALRVRAAMKPISTVPRALKTVDMESGKAATGIHQRSDVCAVPAAAVVAEAMVALVLARAVLQKFGGDSLAETKANVANYLAQIKQRMEFEDGE, encoded by the coding sequence ATGCTTCGATGGACTACAGCAGGTGAATCCCACGGCCAGGCGCTAATCGCCACAGTTGAACACATGCCAGCAGGCGTGCCCGTGACCAAAGAAGAGGTCTCGTATCAACTTGCTCGTCGCCGACTCGGCTATGGACGTGGTGCTCGTATGAAGTTTGAACAAGATGAGCTCACCTTCCTCACCGGCATTCGCCACGGACTAACCCTGGGTAGCCCTATTGCGATCATGATCGGCAACACCGAGTGGGACAAGTGGACCACCATTATGTCCTCTGACGCGCTCGACATGACTGATGAAGATAACGTTGCTGCCATGTCGTCTGGACGTGGTGCAAAACTTACTCGTCCACGCCCAGGACATGCCGATTTCGCCGGCATGCTCAAGTACGGCTTTGACGATGCCCGCAACGTGCTGGAACGTTCATCTGCACGTGAGACCGCAGCGCGCGTGGCAGCGGCTACCGTTGCTCGCTCCTTCCTCCGTGAAACCCTCGGCGTTGAGGTCCTGTCTCATGTCATTTCCATTGGGCCATCCGATCCCTATGCTGGTGACACCCCGACCTTCGCTGATATCCAGGCGATCGATGATTCTCCAGTGCGTGCCTTCGGTAAGGACGCCGAAGAATCCATGATCAAGGAAATTGAGGCGGCGAAGAAAGCCGGCGACACCTTGGGTGGCATCGTCGAGGTCATCGTCGAAGGTCTTCCCATCGGTTTGGGCTCCCACATCTCTGGTGAAGATCGTCTTGACGCACAGATCGCTGGCGCCCTCATGGGTATCCAAGCAATCAAGGGCGTGGAAATCGGCGACGGTTTCCAAGAAGCCCGCCGGCGTGGATCCGAAGCCCACGATGAAATGTTCCTGGGCGATGACCGCGTCTACCGCTCCACCAACCGGGCAGGAGGCTTGGAAGGTGGCATGACCAACGGTGAAGCTTTGCGTGTTCGTGCAGCAATGAAGCCAATTTCCACCGTGCCACGTGCGCTTAAGACTGTTGATATGGAATCCGGTAAAGCTGCAACTGGTATCCACCAGCGCTCCGATGTCTGTGCTGTTCCAGCAGCCGCTGTCGTTGCAGAAGCCATGGTGGCACTCGTGCTGGCACGCGCCGTACTGCAGAAGTTCGGTGGAGATTCACTCGCAGAAACCAAAGCCAATGTGGCTAACTACCTCGCGCAGATTAAACAGCGCATGGAATTCGAGGACGGAGAGTAA
- a CDS encoding FecCD family ABC transporter permease, which produces MLHSARVQRETAASVLDLGFHASRRKATMWSIALLSVLVLSMLAGTLVGATGTSLSSVGAVLNHHLLGGAYSSDSFRVHDAIIWDIRIPRVILAAVVGAGLALAGAIMQVLVRNMLADPYVLGVNSGASCGAAAALLFGVGAGFGDYALQGSAFVGSLVASLLIFFVAKGAGRISSTRLLMSGVAIGYMLSAATSFLVFSSDSAEGARSVMFWLLGSLGLASWNGPLAVIVCIVCAALALLMVIAPQLDALNAGDETALTLGVSPDRLRIVLLLITCLLVGSIVAMAGSIGFIGLVIPHLSRRIVGGTHRLMLPITALLGAILLIWADVAARTLLAPQEIPIGIITALIGAPFLLILVRRMHAY; this is translated from the coding sequence ATGCTCCATTCGGCACGCGTGCAGCGTGAAACCGCCGCTAGCGTCCTCGATCTTGGATTTCATGCTAGTAGGCGCAAGGCCACGATGTGGTCAATCGCGCTGCTGAGTGTGCTGGTTCTCAGTATGCTTGCGGGCACATTGGTGGGGGCGACGGGGACGTCTTTGTCTTCTGTAGGCGCAGTACTGAACCACCATCTCCTGGGTGGGGCCTATTCCTCGGATAGTTTCCGAGTGCACGACGCCATCATTTGGGACATCCGCATTCCCCGAGTGATCTTAGCTGCCGTGGTCGGAGCAGGGCTTGCCTTGGCTGGCGCCATCATGCAGGTGTTGGTGCGAAATATGCTTGCTGATCCTTATGTTTTAGGTGTTAATTCTGGTGCAAGCTGTGGCGCGGCCGCTGCCCTGCTTTTTGGAGTGGGCGCAGGTTTTGGTGATTACGCTCTTCAAGGCAGTGCGTTTGTGGGCAGTTTGGTTGCTTCGCTGTTGATTTTCTTCGTGGCAAAGGGAGCTGGGCGGATTTCGTCGACACGGCTGCTAATGTCCGGTGTGGCGATCGGTTACATGCTCTCTGCAGCCACGAGCTTCTTAGTGTTTTCGTCTGATTCTGCCGAAGGCGCTCGCTCAGTGATGTTTTGGTTGTTGGGTTCGCTAGGCCTTGCAAGCTGGAACGGACCTCTTGCCGTTATCGTCTGCATTGTGTGCGCAGCGCTGGCGTTGTTGATGGTGATCGCGCCGCAGTTGGATGCGCTCAACGCTGGCGATGAGACCGCCTTGACGTTAGGTGTCTCCCCTGATCGTTTGCGCATCGTGTTGCTACTCATCACGTGCCTTCTCGTGGGGTCCATCGTGGCAATGGCGGGAAGCATTGGCTTTATCGGGTTAGTAATCCCCCACCTTTCTAGACGGATTGTCGGCGGTACGCATCGACTAATGCTGCCCATTACTGCTCTACTTGGAGCGATCTTGCTCATCTGGGCAGACGTTGCGGCTCGTACTCTTCTTGCACCTCAGGAGATCCCCATCGGCATCATCACGGCACTCATTGGCGCCCCTTTCCTCTTGATTTTGGTTCGAAGGATGCATGCGTATTAG
- the alaS gene encoding alanine--tRNA ligase, producing the protein MQTHEIRERFTNHFVNAGHQAVPSASLILDDPNLLFVNAGMVPFKPYFLGQQTPPFDNGTATSIQKCVRTLDIEEVGITTRHNTFFQMAGNFSFGQYFKEGAITHAWGLLTNSVEDGGYGLDPERLWVTVYLDDDEAAEIWEKKIGVPAERIQRLGMADNYWSMGVPGPCGPCSEIYYDRGEKYGKDGGPIADDNRYLEIWNLVFMEKERGQGIGKDNFEILGDLPKKNIDTGMGVERVACILQGVENVYETDLLRPVIDVAETLTGTKYGSDNTADIRFRVIADHSRTGMMLILDGVTPGNEGRGYILRRLLRRIIRSARLLGATGETMEKFMNTIMDTMTPSYPEIADNRERILRVAVTEERAFLKTLVSGTHLFEEAASAIKESGSTTVAGAQAFALHDTYGFPIDLTLEMAAEAGLDVDVEGFDSLMAEQRSRAKADSQAKKHGHTDLSIYREWVDNNPTVFTGFEELDSQSKVIGLLADGAKINEASEGQEVEVILDHSPLYAEAGGQLGDRGQILMGDTVVDVHDVQKIGKKLWVHKALVANGGLAVGDDVVASVDKQWRHAARQAHSATHLIHAALRQVLGPTAVQAGSMNRPGYLRFDFNYTEQLTPAQIEQIQTITNEAVDTDWAVNTVETSLEEAKAMGAMALFGENYGNIVRVVEIGGPFSMELCGGTHVAHSSQIGPVALLGESSIGSGVRRIEAYSGLNSFNYLSKERALAEGLANSLKAPSEELPERVAQLVDKLKAAEKEIEALHRQQLMSQTADLLNNSQDIAGVTTLLLRVKDNTNAGDLRTIATTLKDKLGDREGVVVLASDNDGKVPFVVAATKSAVARGAHAGNLVKLVGSYIDGRGGGKADLAQGSGTNIAGLESGFAAIRSEIEAL; encoded by the coding sequence GTGCAGACCCATGAGATCAGGGAGCGCTTCACCAATCACTTCGTCAACGCCGGCCACCAGGCGGTTCCTAGCGCGTCGCTGATTCTCGATGACCCCAACCTGCTCTTCGTTAACGCAGGCATGGTTCCATTCAAGCCATATTTCCTCGGTCAGCAGACCCCACCTTTTGACAACGGCACCGCAACCTCCATCCAGAAGTGTGTCCGCACCCTGGATATTGAAGAGGTCGGTATCACCACTCGCCACAACACCTTCTTCCAGATGGCCGGTAACTTCTCCTTTGGCCAGTACTTCAAAGAAGGCGCCATCACCCACGCATGGGGTCTTCTGACCAACTCTGTCGAAGACGGCGGCTATGGCCTTGATCCAGAGCGTCTGTGGGTCACGGTTTACCTTGACGACGATGAGGCTGCGGAAATCTGGGAGAAGAAGATCGGCGTGCCAGCCGAGCGTATCCAGCGCCTTGGCATGGCTGATAACTACTGGTCCATGGGCGTTCCTGGCCCCTGCGGTCCGTGCTCTGAGATCTACTACGATCGCGGGGAAAAGTACGGCAAGGACGGCGGTCCCATTGCTGATGATAACCGTTACCTGGAGATCTGGAACTTGGTCTTCATGGAAAAGGAGCGCGGACAGGGCATCGGCAAGGACAACTTTGAGATCCTCGGTGACCTGCCTAAGAAGAACATCGATACCGGTATGGGTGTCGAGCGCGTGGCGTGCATTCTCCAGGGCGTAGAAAACGTCTATGAAACTGACCTTCTGCGTCCAGTTATTGACGTTGCAGAAACATTGACCGGCACCAAGTACGGATCTGACAACACTGCAGATATCCGCTTCCGTGTTATCGCCGATCACTCCCGCACCGGCATGATGCTCATCCTTGATGGTGTGACCCCAGGCAACGAGGGCCGCGGATACATCTTGCGCCGCCTGCTTCGACGTATCATCCGTTCTGCGCGTCTGCTGGGTGCAACCGGTGAGACCATGGAGAAGTTCATGAACACCATCATGGACACCATGACGCCGTCTTACCCAGAGATCGCTGACAACCGCGAGCGCATCCTGCGTGTAGCTGTCACTGAAGAGCGCGCATTCCTGAAGACTCTGGTCTCTGGTACCCACCTGTTTGAAGAGGCAGCATCTGCTATCAAGGAGTCCGGTTCCACCACCGTTGCTGGTGCTCAGGCATTCGCACTGCATGACACCTACGGTTTCCCCATCGACCTCACCCTTGAGATGGCTGCAGAAGCCGGTCTTGACGTGGATGTCGAGGGCTTTGATTCCCTCATGGCAGAACAGCGCTCCCGCGCAAAGGCGGACAGCCAGGCCAAGAAGCACGGTCACACTGACTTGAGCATCTACCGCGAATGGGTGGATAACAACCCAACCGTCTTCACCGGTTTTGAAGAGCTAGATTCCCAGTCCAAGGTCATTGGCCTGCTGGCTGATGGCGCCAAGATCAACGAGGCGTCGGAAGGCCAGGAGGTTGAGGTCATCCTTGATCACTCGCCACTGTATGCAGAGGCCGGCGGACAGTTGGGTGACCGTGGACAAATCCTCATGGGTGACACTGTCGTGGATGTCCACGATGTGCAGAAAATTGGCAAGAAGCTGTGGGTGCACAAGGCACTCGTCGCCAACGGCGGTCTTGCTGTTGGAGATGACGTGGTGGCAAGCGTCGATAAGCAATGGCGCCATGCCGCACGCCAGGCACACTCCGCAACCCACTTGATTCATGCCGCTTTGCGGCAGGTTCTTGGACCAACTGCGGTGCAGGCAGGTTCTATGAACCGTCCGGGTTACCTGCGCTTTGACTTCAACTACACCGAGCAGCTCACCCCGGCACAGATTGAGCAGATCCAGACCATCACCAATGAGGCTGTGGATACTGACTGGGCTGTCAATACTGTAGAAACCTCCCTGGAGGAGGCAAAGGCTATGGGTGCGATGGCACTATTTGGTGAAAACTATGGCAACATTGTGCGCGTTGTCGAAATCGGCGGACCATTCTCCATGGAGCTGTGTGGTGGTACCCACGTTGCGCACTCCTCTCAGATCGGCCCGGTAGCGCTGCTTGGTGAGTCCTCCATTGGTTCCGGCGTGCGCCGCATTGAGGCATACTCTGGTCTGAACTCCTTCAACTACCTCTCCAAGGAGCGTGCACTGGCAGAAGGCCTGGCAAATTCTCTGAAGGCGCCATCTGAGGAACTTCCAGAGCGCGTTGCTCAGCTGGTGGATAAGCTTAAGGCAGCAGAAAAGGAGATTGAGGCTCTGCACCGCCAGCAGCTGATGTCCCAGACCGCTGACTTGCTCAACAATTCTCAAGACATCGCTGGCGTCACTACCTTGTTGCTGCGTGTGAAAGACAACACCAACGCCGGTGACTTGCGCACCATCGCAACCACGTTGAAGGACAAGCTGGGCGATCGTGAAGGCGTTGTGGTTTTGGCATCCGACAACGACGGCAAAGTGCCATTCGTGGTGGCCGCAACTAAGTCCGCTGTAGCTCGTGGCGCCCACGCCGGTAACCTGGTGAAACTGGTCGGCTCCTACATTGATGGCCGCGGCGGCGGAAAGGCTGACCTGGCTCAAGGCTCCGGCACTAACATCGCTGGTCTGGAATCAGGCTTTGCAGCGATTCGATCTGAGATCGAAGCTCTCTAA
- a CDS encoding shikimate dehydrogenase has product MSSQITHRAAVLGSPIEHSKSPVLHTAGFTATGLTQWEYLRFECTADQLPEIVGGADESFQGFSVTMPAKFAALRFATEVTERARAIGSANTLVRTADGWRADNTDVDGIRGALTELLHGASLSGKRAVVVGSGGTARPAIFALIDMGVAHITVVNRSDRTGELKELFDATSTTLSYLPLNQSAAGATSHADVVISTVPASAIAGLEVTLAKAPVMDVIYDPWPTPLVLAARAAGKAAIGGHVMLACQAYGQFEQFTGVKAPTQDMRAALDKELGF; this is encoded by the coding sequence GTGAGTTCGCAGATTACCCACCGCGCGGCAGTATTGGGATCTCCCATCGAGCATTCCAAATCTCCAGTCCTGCACACCGCAGGATTTACAGCAACCGGCTTGACGCAGTGGGAATATCTTCGATTCGAGTGCACTGCGGATCAGCTCCCAGAGATCGTCGGTGGTGCAGATGAGAGTTTTCAAGGCTTTTCCGTGACGATGCCCGCGAAGTTTGCAGCGCTCCGCTTTGCCACTGAGGTAACCGAGCGTGCGCGCGCCATTGGCTCGGCAAATACCTTGGTTCGAACCGCAGACGGCTGGCGGGCGGACAACACCGATGTTGACGGCATCAGGGGAGCGCTCACCGAGTTGCTGCACGGCGCATCGCTTTCGGGCAAACGCGCTGTGGTCGTCGGCTCAGGTGGCACCGCGCGCCCAGCGATTTTCGCACTCATTGATATGGGGGTTGCACACATCACCGTGGTCAACCGCTCGGACCGCACTGGGGAGCTCAAAGAGCTTTTCGACGCCACCTCCACCACCTTGTCTTACCTCCCGCTTAACCAGTCCGCTGCTGGCGCAACCTCACACGCAGACGTGGTGATCTCTACCGTGCCGGCCTCTGCGATCGCAGGCCTTGAGGTGACGTTGGCGAAGGCTCCAGTGATGGATGTGATTTACGATCCTTGGCCCACTCCATTGGTGTTGGCTGCACGAGCTGCTGGGAAAGCAGCAATTGGTGGACATGTGATGCTCGCGTGCCAGGCATATGGGCAATTTGAACAATTCACGGGTGTGAAAGCTCCCACCCAAGACATGCGCGCAGCCTTGGATAAGGAGCTAGGGTTCTAA
- a CDS encoding ABC transporter substrate-binding protein, which translates to MRLKAVSLSTLTTFTLTTLTLTACSVDDNGATNATDNKSIAVENCGDTITFDHAPEHIALMKSAAVPTLDALGVLDRVVAKAGAFPDGYYDDALQQRVHEIPTLSDKIDASGHVLISKEAVVAAQPDIVIGETDTINRASMVSSTIPVVEEPAFCGSIAGDVSFDDVWSQINTYGTIFDRDAEAQAYTAELQTRVAELRQRVTAKDQTVAVLYPTIGGGVTYAYGRGSMANPVVEAAGLRNVFSDQSDRVFEVTAEELIARDPDYIIVLHNSDAPESVIQEVRNLQGADALTALDQNKVLPLLLNFAEPPTPLAVDGLEKVIDFVETNP; encoded by the coding sequence ATGCGACTTAAAGCCGTTTCCTTGTCCACGCTGACTACCTTCACGCTAACTACCCTCACGCTGACTGCCTGCTCCGTCGACGACAACGGCGCAACTAACGCCACTGACAACAAGTCAATCGCCGTGGAGAACTGTGGCGACACCATTACTTTTGATCACGCACCAGAACATATTGCGCTGATGAAAAGCGCAGCTGTCCCCACGTTGGACGCTCTTGGCGTGTTGGACCGTGTCGTTGCCAAGGCAGGTGCTTTCCCCGATGGTTACTATGACGACGCCCTTCAACAGCGCGTCCATGAGATTCCTACGCTTTCAGACAAGATTGATGCCAGCGGACATGTGTTGATTTCTAAGGAAGCTGTCGTGGCAGCTCAACCTGACATTGTGATTGGTGAAACCGACACCATCAATCGGGCATCAATGGTTAGCTCCACTATCCCTGTCGTGGAGGAACCCGCTTTCTGTGGAAGCATCGCTGGTGATGTCAGCTTTGATGATGTCTGGTCGCAGATCAACACCTACGGCACCATTTTTGATCGTGACGCCGAAGCACAGGCCTACACCGCTGAGCTTCAGACCCGAGTAGCCGAACTCAGACAACGAGTAACAGCTAAGGACCAAACCGTAGCCGTTCTCTACCCCACCATCGGTGGCGGAGTTACCTACGCTTACGGGCGCGGTTCCATGGCCAATCCCGTCGTTGAGGCTGCTGGCCTGCGCAACGTTTTTAGTGATCAATCAGACAGAGTCTTCGAGGTCACTGCGGAAGAACTCATCGCCCGCGATCCGGACTACATCATCGTGTTGCACAACTCCGATGCCCCAGAGTCCGTCATCCAAGAAGTCCGCAACCTCCAAGGAGCTGACGCCCTCACTGCACTCGACCAAAACAAAGTCTTGCCCCTGCTTCTGAACTTCGCAGAACCACCCACCCCATTGGCCGTCGACGGTCTGGAAAAGGTCATTGATTTTGTGGAGACCAACCCATGA
- the mltG gene encoding endolytic transglycosylase MltG: MTQIRNRRMEPVYVKRRQRFIAVVIAALILIIGAIIYIGVAMSNKTPHDYEGEGNGVVQLVEIPEGSSISELGPELEERDIVATNAAFQTAANNNPDAGSVQPGFYRLQEQMNAAAAVAALLNPDNQVDLLDIHGGATMMDVTVVGGDTRQGIYSQIAAVTCSEGSSNCITVEELQQVASTVAPADLGVPEWAIAAVEARGNDPKRLEGLIMPGRYVVNPANEAQGILTDLITRSASHFEETDITGRADAIGLTPYELLTAASLIEREAPAGDFDKVARVILNRLAEPMQLQFDSTVNYGLSEQEVATTDEDRQTVTPWNTYAMDGLPQTPIAAVSDEALQAMENPAEGNWLYFVTVDTDGTTVFNDTFEQHQADTERALNSGVLDSNR, from the coding sequence ATGACTCAAATCCGAAACCGCCGGATGGAACCCGTCTATGTTAAGCGACGCCAGCGTTTTATCGCCGTGGTCATCGCTGCACTTATCCTCATTATTGGCGCCATCATATACATCGGCGTGGCAATGTCTAACAAGACGCCACACGATTATGAAGGCGAAGGAAACGGCGTGGTTCAGTTGGTGGAAATCCCTGAAGGCTCATCCATTTCAGAGCTAGGTCCAGAGCTAGAAGAGCGCGACATTGTGGCCACCAATGCTGCCTTCCAAACCGCAGCAAACAACAACCCCGATGCGGGCAGCGTCCAGCCTGGTTTCTACCGCCTGCAAGAGCAGATGAATGCAGCCGCAGCGGTGGCAGCACTACTTAACCCTGATAATCAAGTGGATCTCCTTGACATCCACGGCGGTGCAACGATGATGGACGTCACCGTTGTAGGTGGCGACACCCGTCAGGGCATCTACTCCCAGATCGCAGCGGTGACCTGCTCCGAAGGATCATCAAACTGCATCACCGTTGAAGAGCTCCAGCAAGTTGCCTCGACGGTTGCGCCAGCAGATCTCGGCGTCCCAGAGTGGGCAATTGCAGCCGTGGAAGCTCGTGGCAATGACCCGAAGCGCTTGGAAGGCCTCATCATGCCAGGCCGCTACGTTGTCAACCCAGCCAATGAGGCTCAGGGAATTTTGACTGACCTCATTACCCGTTCGGCATCTCACTTCGAAGAAACCGACATCACTGGTCGTGCGGACGCTATTGGTCTGACACCTTATGAGTTGCTTACCGCGGCATCGTTGATCGAGCGTGAAGCGCCGGCAGGCGACTTTGACAAGGTTGCCCGCGTCATCTTGAACCGTTTGGCCGAGCCCATGCAGCTGCAGTTTGATTCGACTGTGAACTACGGACTGTCAGAGCAAGAAGTTGCAACCACCGACGAGGACCGCCAGACTGTGACCCCATGGAATACCTACGCCATGGACGGTCTACCCCAGACCCCAATCGCAGCGGTCTCTGATGAAGCGCTGCAAGCGATGGAAAACCCAGCGGAAGGAAACTGGCTGTACTTTGTCACCGTTGACACCGACGGCACCACCGTATTCAACGACACCTTCGAACAGCACCAGGCAGACACCGAACGCGCGCTGAACAGTGGCGTTCTCGACAGTAACCGATAA
- the ruvX gene encoding Holliday junction resolvase RuvX encodes MKVTADTPGHDDPGAGRRLGFDVGTVRIGVAASDRDARLATPVETVPRKTGFKGPDLEDIDRLIALIEEYKAVEVIVGLPRDLQGNGSASVKHAKEIAFRVRRRLTGAGKTIPVRLGDERLTTVVATQALRASGVSEKAGRAVIDQAAAVEILQTWLDGRASALQLQQDSDEKGHFPG; translated from the coding sequence ATGAAGGTAACCGCTGATACTCCCGGTCACGACGACCCAGGTGCCGGCAGGCGCTTAGGCTTTGACGTCGGAACCGTGCGCATCGGCGTGGCAGCCTCAGATCGCGACGCTCGCCTGGCAACACCTGTGGAAACAGTGCCCCGTAAAACCGGATTCAAAGGCCCCGATCTTGAAGACATCGACCGACTAATTGCACTCATTGAGGAATACAAGGCAGTAGAAGTTATCGTAGGTCTTCCCCGAGATCTCCAAGGTAACGGCTCTGCCAGCGTGAAACATGCAAAAGAAATAGCGTTCCGCGTCCGCCGCCGACTCACCGGTGCAGGGAAAACCATCCCCGTCCGGCTCGGCGACGAGCGCCTGACCACCGTAGTGGCCACCCAAGCCTTACGAGCATCCGGTGTCAGCGAAAAAGCTGGACGCGCAGTCATCGACCAAGCCGCTGCCGTGGAAATCCTCCAAACCTGGCTGGATGGCCGCGCCAGCGCCCTACAACTTCAACAAGATTCTGACGAGAAGGGACATTTCCCAGGATGA
- a CDS encoding ArsR/SmtB family transcription factor — protein MENQEHLMSLATDWAPVFKLMGDRTRLRLLLAMHYFGPGEATVSELADIVGVTLPTASAALQVLAEGGVVEPVKEGRVTRYKLVDATTHALLHHVGGIHRH, from the coding sequence GTGGAGAATCAAGAACACCTCATGTCATTGGCTACTGACTGGGCTCCGGTGTTTAAACTCATGGGCGATCGCACTCGGTTGCGTCTGCTCCTGGCCATGCACTATTTCGGCCCCGGCGAAGCCACCGTCTCGGAACTTGCGGACATTGTCGGCGTCACCCTGCCCACCGCCTCGGCGGCGTTGCAGGTGCTGGCAGAAGGTGGCGTGGTCGAGCCGGTCAAAGAGGGCAGGGTTACCAGGTATAAGCTTGTCGACGCCACCACCCACGCTCTTCTTCACCACGTCGGGGGCATCCACCGTCACTAA
- a CDS encoding ABC transporter ATP-binding protein yields the protein MIEAHGLTHRFGTHVVINDVDLYLPATGLVSLVGPNGSGKTTLLRALYGALTPDEGEVLLDGDPLAKRSRKDIAQSMAVVIQEHDSDLPMTVADLVMLGRLPYQRVFSTTTSTDEELVHDALQKVGATHLAIRPYGALSGGERQRVLIARALVQNATHILLDEPTNHLDIRYQHDVLHLVRSLAASSVVVLHDLNLAAAYSDHVILLNDGSVITQGAPEDVLTAENLEPIYGVQVDRLDIDGEVHLRFRRPSHEGLEP from the coding sequence ATGATTGAAGCTCACGGTCTCACCCACCGCTTTGGCACCCACGTAGTGATCAACGATGTTGATCTTTACCTGCCAGCAACAGGCCTGGTGAGTTTGGTCGGCCCTAATGGCAGTGGTAAAACCACGCTGCTTCGGGCGCTCTATGGCGCACTCACACCGGATGAGGGTGAGGTACTGCTCGACGGCGATCCCCTGGCAAAAAGATCCCGCAAAGATATCGCGCAGTCCATGGCGGTGGTCATTCAGGAGCACGATTCCGATCTTCCCATGACGGTGGCTGACCTAGTCATGTTGGGCCGGCTTCCCTACCAAAGGGTGTTTTCCACCACGACCTCGACCGATGAAGAGTTAGTCCATGACGCTTTGCAAAAAGTCGGCGCCACTCACCTGGCCATCCGCCCATACGGCGCGTTGTCCGGCGGTGAGCGCCAGCGAGTCCTCATAGCACGCGCGCTCGTCCAAAACGCCACGCACATTTTGTTAGATGAGCCCACCAACCACCTCGACATTCGCTACCAGCACGATGTGTTGCATCTTGTTCGCTCGCTGGCCGCGAGCTCAGTGGTGGTGCTGCATGACCTCAACTTGGCGGCTGCCTACAGCGACCACGTTATTTTGCTTAACGACGGCTCCGTCATCACCCAAGGCGCACCCGAGGACGTCTTGACAGCAGAAAACCTGGAGCCCATTTATGGAGTCCAGGTTGATCGGCTAGATATTGACGGTGAGGTGCACCTGCGCTTTCGTCGACCCTCGCACGAAGGCTTAGAACCCTAG